One Arachis hypogaea cultivar Tifrunner chromosome 18, arahy.Tifrunner.gnm2.J5K5, whole genome shotgun sequence genomic window, AAAAAGAAACTGCATAAATATATGATGCAATAATCAAGCAAGATTGAGTACTAACCTTCTATATAGAGCTTTAACATCTTCAGCTAATGAATTACTTTCGAGGAAGAAATCACCACATTCTTTCACAGGGACGCTCTCCACTTCGAAAGCGCTATCACCACAATACTCATTCCATTCAAACCACATCTTTGAAATCAACTCCTTCTTGAAACAAGTAGCGTGATCTTCCTCTTCTGGAGAATCTGCTGCCAACAACCGATATACAAAGACTTTCTTTGTCTGACCTGGTCGGAATGCACGGCCAATAGCTTGGCGAGTAACTGATGGATTGAGATGAACATCCATAATGATTACGCGGGATGCCCCAACCAGTGATATGCCCTCCCCACATGCCTTGATTGAGCCAAAGAAGACTTTGGCATCAGACGAGCTGTTGAACTTTTCCATTGACCACTCACGTTGTTCAGGGCTTGATTCTCCTGAGATGACAAAAATTTCTTTGCCAAGGCTCCATCCATTCCATTTTACTGCTAACCTTTCCAAATATTTCAGAGGTAGGAGATATTGACTGAAAACCAGAAGCTTCTCCCCAGCAGACTCGCACAAGTTGAGCATGTTGCGAAAGAATTTTGACTTCACCCCATCTTTCACATCTAATTTATCAATCAACTCATCGATGATGTTATCAGATATGGAGTTCTCACCACATTTTTCAGCAACAGGTTTCAACTTAGGATGAAGATAGGTAGCACTGCCAACAGAAGATATTTTGAACTTCCTGGAAAGCCTCTTCAATTTCTCAACTTCATGCTTCTGTCTAGAGGTAAGGTTGAGCACCACTGTGAAATCAACCATACCAGGAAGCTCGTCCAGAAAATCTCCTTTATAGTAGTGAAGCACCTTGCTTGTCATCTCACGCAAATCTTGAATGACGGCCACCTTTCTTCTGAAATCAGTATCCTTCTGCAAAGTATGTTCGACTAAATCACAGAAGTTTCGAACACCAGGTACATGCACTCTGCTATAAATGCGCTTGACAATAGGCTTAGAAGTTTCCATCTTCAAAAATTTTGGCGGCCGCACCAGATCTAAGATGTTAAACACCTCCTGCACATGATTCTGATATAAAGTTCCTGACAGTACAACTTTTCGAGGTGTTCGAACTTTGGAAAGGGACTGCATGATATCAGTATTCTCATTCCTTGGAGTGTGCCCTTCATCTAAAATGAGAATAGAAGGAACCTTAAGCAATATCTCCTGGCAGTCTACTGATGCTCTGCTGGTGGAATCATCGCATACAACTGTGGAGAACTGTTTGTATCCTAAGAAAAGGATACTCTTCTGGTCCTTCcattttttcaaaacttccagTTGCTGAGATCTATTGTCAGCCTTCACACTGTAAAAATCCAGAAGTGGTATATCCTCAACTTGCCATCTCTGGAATTCTTTTTTCCAAATTGATAGTATTCCCTTGGGAAGCACCACTAGCGGTCTACCATTGGGATATTTGCCCAGAAAACTTTGCATGAAACTAATTATCATGAAAGTCTTCCCTGATCCAGGAGCATGAGCCAAGATGCAACCCCCAGGATTATCACCCGCGAGGTTCCTCACGAGAAAATTGAATCCCTCGACTTGATGTGGCTTCATTTGCTTCATATGTCTCGGGTGTGCAGAAATATCAGTCACTACAAGATCATCTTCAGCTACGTGGATCCCATGCATCGCAGCTTTCTCTTTGGAACTCCATGAATCAGATGCATAAGTCCTTGTACTCCTTTTAACCTGCAATCAAAtcaaaacaaacataaaataatcaaattaactcTTCTTGTCCCCAAGTATAACTCATCATATATCATTAGTATTATGAATGAGGTAATGTTTTACAAATCAGTTGAGCAAGCCACATGATACAAGTTGACTACCTCCTATTAAATGATGTTGGTTTGGTAAAGGGTGCCTAACAAAACTAAGGTGAATCTAATAGCTAGCAACAGAGTAAAGAAATAGGGAAGAGAAAGAGCACACGACAACCACTGCACTATGGTTTGATTTACTGAGCTAAATATCAAGGCAATAGTTAGCCAGAGAAAACAAAACAGTATGAAATAACACTGCTCTGAGCAAATGTAGTGTTCAGTCCTTCTCAGTTTACCAAATCCTGATTCTTgcctaaaacaaaataattaCCCTCTGCTGCTATATTATCTTAGCAGTTGAGATACATGGATACTCCTAATATTGGTTCCCTATCAGAATCAAACATAAAAAGTCACCAAATTCAGCATATTTTGTCTAGAATCCCTATAACAAAATGAGTTCCTAGGTGTCTCACTTTTCATGTTGCCATGCACTGCTCAAGTATTCAATCTATGCATCTAAGTTCAAGTCCCACGCCTAAATTCTCAATTTCATAAATTTACCAAGTGTCTATGACCatatgtataaaaataattaaataaatcagGTAGAGAAATAGACAAACCTTGTACTGAAACTCAAATATGGTCTCAATTCTTCTTTCGATAACCCCACATACACGACAAACATAACCAAGATCgtcttttaaaacaaaagaatgaTCACAGTCTTcctccttttcctcttcttcatcGAGCACATCCATAGAAGCATCCTAATAGAAATACAATTAACAAGTTAGTGAAATAGCAAGATAGAGACGCTGCTATATTACAAGAAAAAATTAGTATTGAAGAAACTCCAAAAGACATCCATAATAAGTATAATTTAGAACCAAAAAGTAATCTGATGTACATGATAGAGTAGCATCATTCTCTAATAAATAGCAAGCAGGACCACAAATTAACCAGGGAAGAAACACATAAACTGTGTA contains:
- the LOC112773283 gene encoding protein CHROMATIN REMODELING 35 isoform X1 — encoded protein: MGSTVDTLPAKRPAPTEYSSEGHKRLKLSSDGSPYSNVVDYSDPFAISAVLNRLDSGEFGSVTKDIEALRVQKMQMLGPYFAKYPSLINQLLKVATNHTEETVKLEFEPVTSAHQGVIKLEGGQIKKNVPAAPTSIVIIDSDDEDDNDKNSDPRFHQVVLPAPVRPSPALQMNGHASIEFDEKSKVPKIEKSLDGQDTSPRDKGIYVGIQEEEDEVEEKDDGLGDIWREMSMAIECSKDASMDVLDEEEEKEEDCDHSFVLKDDLGYVCRVCGVIERRIETIFEFQYKVKRSTRTYASDSWSSKEKAAMHGIHVAEDDLVVTDISAHPRHMKQMKPHQVEGFNFLVRNLAGDNPGGCILAHAPGSGKTFMIISFMQSFLGKYPNGRPLVVLPKGILSIWKKEFQRWQVEDIPLLDFYSVKADNRSQQLEVLKKWKDQKSILFLGYKQFSTVVCDDSTSRASVDCQEILLKVPSILILDEGHTPRNENTDIMQSLSKVRTPRKVVLSGTLYQNHVQEVFNILDLVRPPKFLKMETSKPIVKRIYSRVHVPGVRNFCDLVEHTLQKDTDFRRKVAVIQDLREMTSKVLHYYKGDFLDELPGMVDFTVVLNLTSRQKHEVEKLKRLSRKFKISSVGSATYLHPKLKPVAEKCGENSISDNIIDELIDKLDVKDGVKSKFFRNMLNLCESAGEKLLVFSQYLLPLKYLERLAVKWNGWSLGKEIFVISGESSPEQREWSMEKFNSSSDAKVFFGSIKACGEGISLVGASRVIIMDVHLNPSVTRQAIGRAFRPGQTKKVFVYRLLAADSPEEEDHATCFKKELISKMWFEWNEYCGDSAFEVESVPVKECGDFFLESNSLAEDVKALYRR
- the LOC112773283 gene encoding protein CHROMATIN REMODELING 35 isoform X4, whose amino-acid sequence is MQMLGPYFAKYPSLINQLLKVATNHTEETVKLEFEPVTSAHQGVIKLEGGQIKKNVPAAPTSIVIIDSDDEDDNDKNSDPRFHQVVLPAPVRPSPALQMNGHASIEFDEKSKVPKIEKSLDGQDTSPRDKGIYVGIQEEEDEVEEKDDGLGDIWREMSMAIECSKDASMDVLDEEEEKEEDCDHSFVLKDDLGYVCRVCGVIERRIETIFEFQYKVKRSTRTYASDSWSSKEKAAMHGIHVAEDDLVVTDISAHPRHMKQMKPHQVEGFNFLVRNLAGDNPGGCILAHAPGSGKTFMIISFMQSFLGKYPNGRPLVVLPKGILSIWKKEFQRWQVEDIPLLDFYSVKADNRSQQLEVLKKWKDQKSILFLGYKQFSTVVCDDSTSRASVDCQEILLKVPSILILDEGHTPRNENTDIMQSLSKVRTPRKVVLSGTLYQNHVQEVFNILDLVRPPKFLKMETSKPIVKRIYSRVHVPGVRNFCDLVEHTLQKDTDFRRKVAVIQDLREMTSKVLHYYKGDFLDELPGMVDFTVVLNLTSRQKHEVEKLKRLSRKFKISSVGSATYLHPKLKPVAEKCGENSISDNIIDELIDKLDVKDGVKSKFFRNMLNLCESAGEKLLVFSQYLLPLKYLERLAVKWNGWSLGKEIFVISGESSPEQREWSMEKFNSSSDAKVFFGSIKACGEGISLVGASRVIIMDVHLNPSVTRQAIGRAFRPGQTKKVFVYRLLAADSPEEEDHATCFKKELISKMWFEWNEYCGDSAFEVESVPVKECGDFFLESNSLAEDVKALYRR